CTTCCAAGTAGAGAAACGAAGAAATATGTCTAGCGTCTGTTGATCGACGTCTGATAGATCTCTGGCTCTTCTTGTTAGTGCATCTGCTACATAGTTGTCAGATACGGCTCTATCCATATCCATATCTATGCTACCTCTACTGTACATAGTTCATATCCATGCTACCTATGACACGAAAGTGAGAAATGTCACCATCAAATACCGACAAACCATCTTGATAAGGAAATTGATTAGTAGCAGCCGTTTGACCACTTGTTATACGTGGACTTGGAACTACCTGTTGCACCATACACCTCAAACGTGCATGTTCTGTAATTCTAGGTCCCCGAATTTCAAAAGCCGAGGCGATGCATAGTAGGAGCGATAAAGCTATCAACGATTTCATGTTGCTGCTGTTCGAGCAAATTCAGACTGACTCGCGCATTGACTATTTTGGTTTGTTTGTAGTATAGTTCAATGGCGTACTATGGGATAGTTTTCAATATTTTGTCATAAATGCATGTTTTAGGCAATTTTACGGTATATGGGTATTTGGCTTAGCAACAAGCgagatttttattttctatcgATTATGGATACTTCGGATAGATTTTATATCTTTCACCTTAACTCCAAAGTTTCAAAGAACACAACAGTGAGAGTAAGAGCTAGAGTTAAGTTACAAAGAAAGggaagagacagattgaagaaaGTTCACGGGAGAAGATAGCGGTGAGAATAAGAGCAAGAGTTAAGCTTCACAAAAAATGCACAGACAGATTGAAGAAAGGGAAGTATACATAGTGAAGTAACGGACGTTATGCTAGTAAAATGAagaatcatcatatatattatttctaattgctgtttttatgtgcgggTCCCTTTTTCTCTCTTATTTGGaattcaaatctataaataaatttttggttgtaaagatggagatttagGTTCTTAGCGAGCTTTggacaattttggtcgtagtgctgttgtttagctatattttattaaaataatttgttaaaaataaacgattgtgagcacaaaaataaatctatttgtactatcgcaccattgtgaatatttgcactgcattaccggcagttgctttcatatgccagatggcagcgcaagctgtaagttttaattgattgatagaacagctgatttttgttgatatttgataaagaGACTTTTTTATATTGGCAGCACAAAATGTGCACGGGTCCTGCTCGTACATATTAATTAGTTTAATGTATATTATTTGACAATCTTTTTTTAAACATTAAGGCCTGTCTTGTCCTTAATCCAATCTAAGTAGTGAGGAACACGAGTATATCCATTTGGTAATTCAACATCGCATCCTTCTGCTGTACTAAATGATGCAATACCAATTTGAATGTTTGAAGATGTCAACACCAATGCACCACCAGAATCACCAGCACAAATAGATACTTTATTTGTAGTAGCAGTACAAAGTTTACCAGCAAATATTAAAGATTCACCATAGACAGCTGTACATGCTTCGTTTgagatcactttaaaatttgcaaACTGTAAAGTCTGTGAACCAGCGGTTGCGTTAGCAACAATACGACCCCATCCAGCCATAACAACCGTTTCACCATCGTATGTGGGATAAGATGAAGCACGTGGTGGCAGGCGCACAGGTTGAATGGCATTTGTATATGTTACTGCAGGAATTCTAATCAAAGCTATATCATGAAAAACAGTGTCAGCGTTGAATTCGGCATGTAATATAAATTTGCTACTGTCCACATCAAAGCTTACGGGGGCATTTGAACGAGTGGTGCTACCAAGAATTACGTTAACACTTAATACACTAAAATTTGGAAATATAAGAATATGGAAtataagaaataagaaaataaattagcAATTAATCGCAGATTTTAAAGCTGATTTATTCCGTTTATATCTTACTCAGTCATGCAGTGAGCAGCCGTCAAAATCCATTCGTTGCTAATTAGCGATCCACCACACCACCATCGCGTTGGTCCACCATCATACAACGATAAACCAGCTTGATAAGGAAATTGACTAGCAGTAGCACTTCGACCATTTAATATACGTAGACTTGGAACTATATTTGGTTCCACAGACCCCAAGATATTACCTTGTGTATTTCTAATTTCTCGAATTTGAAACGCCGAGGCGAAGCATAGCAGGTGCGATAGCAAAGCTATGATCGATTTCATATTGTTAGCGTTCAAGCAAATTTGGACTGATAAAAGCATTGGTAGTTTTTTGCTTATTTAAAGTATAGTTAAATTGTGTAATATGGAATTATTTGTATTATTTTGCCACAAAAGCATACAT
The Eurosta solidaginis isolate ZX-2024a chromosome 5, ASM4086904v1, whole genome shotgun sequence DNA segment above includes these coding regions:
- the LOC137254150 gene encoding collagenase-like; the protein is MKSIIALLSHLLCFASAFQIREIRNTQGNILGSVEPNIVPSLRILNGRSATASQFPYQAGLSLYDGGPTRWWCGGSLISNEWILTAAHCMTDVLSVNVILGSTTRSNAPVSFDVDSSKFILHAEFNADTVFHDIALIRIPAVTYTNAIQPVRLPPRASSYPTYDGETVVMAGWGRIVANATAGSQTLQFANFKVISNEACTAVYGESLIFAGKLCTATTNKVSICAGDSGGALVLTSSNIQIGIASFSTAEGCDVELPNGYTRVPHYLDWIKDKTGLNV